One genomic window of Cannabis sativa cultivar Pink pepper isolate KNU-18-1 chromosome 2, ASM2916894v1, whole genome shotgun sequence includes the following:
- the LOC133034863 gene encoding monothiol glutaredoxin-S7, chloroplastic-like: protein MRCLGALESVRVSPLPSLSVNGGTGKEVTLATGLHLRYSTTPLRSSLSFTLPNSFFFRTRAPSQRTVSFYCHSSLTPELKTTLDKVVSSQKVILFMKGTKDFPQCGFSNTVVQILRSLNVPFETINILENEMLRQGLKEYSSWPTFPQLYIEGEFFGGCDITVEAYKSGELQELVEKAMCS from the exons atGCGGTGTCTTGGGGCGTTGGAATCGGTGAGAGTTTCCCCGTTACCTTCCTTATCTGTTAATGGAGGCACCGGCAAAGAGGTTACTTTAGCCACTGGGCTTCACCTCCGCTACTCCACCACTCCTCTTCGTTCCTCGCTCTCTTTCACTCTCCCCAATAGCTTTTTCTTCAGAACCAGGGCGCCTTCTCAAAGAACTGTCTCCTTTTATTGCCACTCTT CATTGACTCCAGAGTTGAAGACTACACTGGACAAAGTTGTCAGTTCTCAGAAAGTGATCCTTTTTATGAAGGGAACAAAAGACTTTCCACAGTGTGGATTCTCCAACACAGTCGTTCAAATATTGAGGTCCTTAAATGTACCTTTCGAAACAATAAATATACTGGAGAATGAAATGCTGCGTCAAGGATTGAAGGAATACTCCAGTTGGCCGACCTTCCCACAGCTTTACATCGAAGGAGAGTTTTTTGGTGGCTGCGACATCACTGTTG AGGCATACAAAAGCGGTGAATTGCAAGAACTAGTGGAGAAGGCTATGTGCTCTTGA